The Amycolatopsis sp. DG1A-15b genome window below encodes:
- a CDS encoding response regulator transcription factor has protein sequence MDENAPVITVFLVDDHELVRRGVAELVDDEPDLTVVGQASSVAEAMARVPALRPDVAVLDVRLPDGNGVELCRDLRGALPGLRCLMLTSFTDEDSMVEAVLAGAEGYVIKDVKGLQLVDAIRRVGSGETLLDARAVAALVAELRAKTGKPGPLAGLSEQELVLLDLLGESLTNRQIAERMFLAEKTVKNYVSRLLAKLGLERRSQAAVLVTGIHDAERRPGG, from the coding sequence GTGGACGAAAACGCGCCCGTCATCACGGTCTTCCTGGTCGACGACCACGAACTCGTGCGGCGCGGGGTCGCCGAACTCGTCGACGACGAACCCGATCTGACCGTCGTCGGGCAGGCTTCCTCGGTCGCCGAGGCCATGGCCAGGGTCCCCGCGCTGCGCCCGGACGTGGCGGTGCTCGACGTGCGGCTGCCCGACGGGAACGGTGTGGAGCTGTGCCGCGATCTCCGCGGGGCGCTGCCCGGCCTGCGGTGCCTGATGCTGACCTCCTTCACCGACGAGGATTCGATGGTCGAAGCGGTCCTGGCCGGCGCCGAGGGGTACGTCATCAAGGACGTGAAGGGCTTGCAGCTGGTCGACGCCATCCGCCGGGTGGGGTCCGGCGAGACCCTGCTGGACGCCCGCGCGGTCGCCGCGCTCGTGGCCGAGCTGCGGGCGAAGACCGGGAAACCGGGCCCGCTGGCGGGGCTGAGCGAGCAGGAGCTCGTCCTGCTCGACCTGCTCGGGGAAAGCCTGACCAACCGGCAGATCGCCGAGCGGATGTTCCTAGCGGAGAAGACGGTCAAGAACTACGTGTCCCGCTTGCTGGCGAAGCTCGGCCTGGAACGGCGGTCCCAGGCGGCGGTGCTGGTCACCGGGATCCACGACGCCGAGCGCCGTCCGGGCGGCTAG
- a CDS encoding BON domain-containing protein yields the protein MTQIQHRPDHHLKTAVTDELAWTPSVNAEGIGVTVAGGVATLAGHVGTYPEKEEALHAATRVHGVTTSVDRIVVRHGHDVPEDADLAREAMIVFDRHTVVVPKDSVHVDVRDRVVTLRGSVDWHHQREAARRAVAALPGVSGVRNLITLRPSPGVTAAEAKTRIIAALARHAPGFAQHVEVGIDDGQVTLTGQVLTPAERRSAEQTAWFAPGVTAVDNQVKLSG from the coding sequence ATGACACAGATCCAGCACCGGCCCGACCACCACCTCAAGACCGCCGTCACCGACGAGCTCGCCTGGACCCCCAGTGTCAACGCCGAAGGAATCGGGGTGACCGTCGCCGGCGGGGTCGCGACGCTGGCCGGACACGTCGGCACCTACCCCGAGAAGGAAGAGGCCCTGCACGCCGCCACCCGGGTGCACGGGGTGACCACGAGCGTGGACCGGATCGTCGTCCGGCACGGCCACGACGTTCCGGAGGACGCGGACCTCGCCCGGGAAGCCATGATCGTGTTCGACCGCCACACGGTCGTCGTGCCGAAGGACTCGGTGCACGTCGATGTGCGCGACCGGGTGGTCACCCTGCGCGGCTCGGTGGACTGGCACCACCAGCGCGAAGCCGCCCGCCGGGCGGTGGCCGCGCTCCCCGGCGTCAGCGGGGTGCGGAACCTGATCACCCTGCGGCCGTCGCCGGGAGTCACGGCCGCCGAGGCCAAGACGCGGATCATCGCGGCGCTGGCCCGGCACGCGCCGGGATTCGCGCAGCACGTCGAGGTCGGCATCGACGACGGACAGGTCACCTTGACCGGCCAGGTCCTCACCCCGGCCGAACGCCGTTCGGCCGAGCAGACCGCGTGGTTCGCCCCCGGCGTGACCGCGGTCGACAACCAGGTGAAGCTCTCCGGCTGA
- a CDS encoding slipin family protein, producing the protein MNVLVIVVIAAALLLLLASAVRIVKQYEQGVLFRLGRVIGVREPGLRLIIPVVDVLRRVPLRIITMPIQSQGIITRDNVSVDVSAVAYFRVRDAVKSVVAIENVYAAIDQIAQTTLRKVVGQHTLDETLSETDSINVDIRRILDVTTLDWGVEVTLVELKDIQLPDTMKRAMARQAEAEREKRAKIISAEGESLAAAALGDASDTMMAHPLALQLRNLQSLVEIGVDKNTTVVFPAPLMSTIGELGSFLARESAAATRPEPAATAPVVPPKAAVNGTRPEEH; encoded by the coding sequence ATGAACGTTCTCGTGATCGTCGTCATCGCCGCCGCGCTGCTGCTTCTCCTGGCTTCCGCGGTGCGGATCGTCAAGCAGTACGAACAGGGTGTCCTGTTCCGCCTCGGCCGGGTGATCGGCGTGCGCGAGCCGGGGTTGCGGCTGATCATCCCGGTCGTCGACGTCCTGCGCCGGGTGCCGTTGCGGATCATCACGATGCCGATCCAGTCCCAGGGCATCATCACCCGCGACAACGTGAGCGTCGACGTGTCCGCGGTGGCGTACTTCCGGGTGCGGGACGCGGTGAAGTCGGTCGTCGCGATCGAAAACGTCTACGCCGCGATCGACCAGATCGCCCAGACGACGCTGCGGAAGGTCGTCGGGCAGCACACGCTGGACGAGACGCTGTCCGAGACCGACAGCATCAACGTCGACATCCGCCGGATCCTGGACGTCACCACGCTCGACTGGGGCGTGGAAGTGACTTTGGTGGAACTGAAGGACATCCAGCTGCCCGACACGATGAAACGGGCGATGGCCCGGCAGGCCGAAGCGGAACGCGAGAAGCGCGCCAAGATCATCAGCGCCGAAGGCGAATCCCTCGCCGCCGCCGCACTGGGCGACGCGTCGGACACGATGATGGCGCACCCGCTCGCGCTGCAGCTGCGCAACCTGCAGAGCCTGGTGGAGATCGGCGTGGACAAGAACACCACCGTCGTGTTCCCCGCCCCGCTGATGAGCACCATCGGCGAGCTGGGCTCGTTCCTGGCCCGCGAGAGCGCCGCCGCGACCCGGCCGGAACCGGCCGCCACGGCCCCGGTCGTGCCGCCGAAGGCGGCCGTGAACGGAACCCGGCCCGAAGAGCACTGA
- a CDS encoding GNAT family N-acetyltransferase produces the protein MSTATPPVRALLPDGEVAWVRTLEARDAAAVLALRARVSGRDRHLRFFGLGVAGLAELATQLSRSTGVGHTAVGCFLHSRLVGVARYDILADPAEAAIALVVDGHGPTLGVAALLLEQLVVSAEHEGVRMFVADTDAGNAKMLGVFAALGIPFRPGLPSGNGSPE, from the coding sequence ATGTCCACCGCCACCCCACCGGTACGAGCCCTGCTCCCGGACGGCGAAGTCGCCTGGGTGCGCACGCTGGAAGCGCGCGACGCCGCCGCGGTCCTCGCGCTGCGGGCTCGCGTCTCCGGGCGGGATCGGCACCTGCGGTTCTTCGGTCTCGGCGTGGCCGGGCTGGCCGAGCTCGCGACGCAGCTGTCCCGCAGCACCGGCGTCGGGCACACCGCGGTGGGGTGCTTCCTGCACTCCCGGCTGGTCGGCGTCGCCCGCTACGACATCCTCGCCGACCCGGCCGAAGCGGCGATCGCCCTGGTGGTCGACGGCCACGGCCCGACGCTCGGCGTGGCGGCCCTGCTGCTCGAACAGCTCGTCGTCTCGGCCGAACACGAAGGGGTGCGGATGTTCGTCGCCGACACGGACGCGGGGAACGCGAAGATGCTCGGCGTCTTCGCGGCCCTGGGTATCCCGTTCCGCCCCGGTCTGCCGTCCGGGAACGGCTCCCCGGAGTGA
- a CDS encoding phosphoribosyltransferase family protein: MRFRDRREAGERLALRLRPLRGDRAVVLGLSEGGLVVAGEIADVLGAPLDILLTGRIEAAGPPPTTLGAVGEGGLVVWDHDAIRRFDIDPAELAQLLADARAGLARQVAVYRHTVAPAAIAGRTVVLADDGAATGTTAHTAIRVLRARQVRRIVLAVPVAQTDVADRLGREVDQFVCLRPVAWLHAVGNSYRKFSAVADTEALELLHREPRLPTEARR; this comes from the coding sequence ATGCGGTTTCGTGATCGCCGGGAAGCCGGCGAGCGTCTCGCCCTGCGGTTGCGTCCGCTGCGCGGCGACCGGGCCGTGGTCCTCGGCCTGTCCGAGGGCGGGCTGGTGGTGGCCGGCGAGATCGCCGACGTCCTCGGCGCGCCACTGGACATCCTGCTCACCGGCCGGATCGAGGCCGCGGGGCCGCCGCCGACGACGCTCGGCGCCGTCGGCGAGGGCGGCCTGGTCGTCTGGGACCACGACGCCATCCGCCGGTTCGACATCGACCCGGCGGAGCTCGCCCAGCTCCTCGCCGACGCGCGGGCCGGACTGGCCCGGCAGGTCGCCGTCTACCGGCACACCGTGGCGCCGGCGGCGATCGCCGGCCGCACGGTCGTCCTCGCCGACGACGGCGCCGCCACCGGCACGACCGCGCACACGGCGATCCGCGTCCTGCGGGCCCGTCAGGTCCGCCGGATCGTGCTGGCGGTCCCGGTCGCGCAGACCGACGTCGCCGACCGGCTCGGCCGCGAGGTGGACCAGTTCGTCTGCCTGCGCCCGGTGGCCTGGCTGCACGCCGTCGGCAACAGCTACCGGAAGTTCTCCGCGGTGGCCGACACCGAGGCGCTCGAACTGCTGCACCGCGAACCCCGCCTGCCGACCGAAGCCCGCCGATGA
- a CDS encoding GAF and ANTAR domain-containing protein, with amino-acid sequence MDEEMVGMADRERQVTRAFVALADTLVDDYDVADLLHTLVQQCVELLDVAAAGLTLVDERGGLQVLASSTEQARLLELFQLDVDEGPCVECFTTSSPVLVADIAAAAGRWPRFAAEAARDGFASVHAVPLRLRKQTIGALNLFGLNSGELSADDVALAQGLADTATIGILHERAFRQGEILSEQLQTALNSRVIIEQAKGVLATSGRLSMDAAFRALRGYARRNNLRLSDVARALADRALAPAVVLAPSESTHAH; translated from the coding sequence ATGGACGAGGAGATGGTGGGCATGGCCGATCGTGAACGACAGGTGACCCGGGCGTTCGTGGCGCTGGCGGACACGTTGGTCGACGACTACGACGTCGCTGATCTGCTGCACACGCTGGTGCAGCAGTGCGTGGAGCTGCTCGACGTCGCCGCGGCGGGGTTGACGCTGGTCGACGAGCGGGGTGGCCTGCAGGTGCTGGCGTCCTCGACCGAGCAGGCGCGGCTGCTGGAGTTGTTCCAGCTCGACGTCGACGAAGGTCCGTGCGTCGAATGTTTCACCACCAGCTCGCCGGTGCTGGTGGCCGACATCGCGGCGGCGGCGGGGCGGTGGCCGCGGTTCGCGGCGGAAGCGGCCAGGGACGGGTTCGCGTCGGTGCACGCGGTGCCGTTGCGTCTGCGCAAGCAGACGATCGGGGCGTTGAACCTGTTCGGGCTGAACTCGGGTGAGCTGTCGGCGGACGACGTGGCGCTGGCGCAGGGGCTGGCCGACACGGCGACGATCGGCATCCTGCACGAGCGGGCTTTCCGGCAGGGGGAGATCCTGTCGGAGCAGCTGCAGACGGCGTTGAACAGCCGGGTGATCATCGAGCAGGCCAAGGGCGTGCTCGCCACCAGCGGACGGCTGAGCATGGACGCGGCCTTCCGGGCCTTGCGCGGTTACGCCCGGCGGAACAATCTTCGGCTGAGCGACGTCGCCCGCGCGCTGGCCGACCGCGCGCTCGCGCCGGCGGTCGTGCTGGCCCCCTCGGAGTCGACCCACGCTCACTGA
- a CDS encoding GAF domain-containing protein, with protein MAEVEVLRASVLAALGEGAGAGSGVDVVGRVCRSCVRLLPVDGAAVSIMVDAGHREVVYASDPVSLALAELQFSLGEGPCFEAYVTGGPVLVPDLAAEPPPLWPVFAAEAAAHPVAALFTFPVQIGAVRVATLDTYRSTPCSLSPGELSMALQVADIAALALSGLRDGGGRWLDGDGRWMEGAGMRYREVHQATGMLIAHLDLPPSAALARLRAYAFGHGRSLLEVAADVVAGRLRLDEAFGGDSP; from the coding sequence GTGGCTGAAGTCGAGGTGCTGCGCGCGAGTGTGCTGGCCGCGCTCGGCGAGGGCGCCGGCGCCGGGAGCGGGGTCGACGTCGTCGGGCGGGTGTGCCGGTCGTGCGTGCGCCTGCTGCCGGTGGACGGTGCGGCGGTGTCGATCATGGTCGACGCCGGGCACCGCGAAGTCGTCTACGCCAGTGACCCGGTGAGCTTGGCGCTGGCGGAGCTGCAGTTTTCCCTCGGTGAAGGGCCGTGTTTCGAGGCCTACGTCACCGGTGGGCCGGTGCTGGTGCCGGATCTGGCGGCGGAACCGCCGCCGCTGTGGCCGGTGTTCGCGGCCGAGGCCGCGGCGCATCCGGTGGCGGCGTTGTTCACGTTCCCGGTGCAGATCGGCGCGGTCCGGGTGGCGACCCTCGACACCTATCGGTCGACGCCGTGCTCGCTGAGCCCCGGCGAGCTGTCGATGGCCTTGCAGGTGGCCGACATCGCGGCGCTCGCGCTGTCGGGGCTGCGGGACGGAGGCGGTCGCTGGCTGGACGGGGACGGGCGGTGGATGGAGGGCGCGGGGATGCGGTACCGGGAGGTGCACCAGGCCACCGGGATGCTGATCGCGCACCTGGACCTGCCTCCGTCCGCCGCCTTGGCCCGGTTGCGGGCGTATGCGTTCGGGCACGGCCGTTCCTTGCTCGAGGTCGCGGCCGACGTCGTGGCCGGGCGGTTGCGGTTGGACGAGGCATTCGGTGGGGATTCACCATGA
- a CDS encoding acyl-CoA desaturase, which yields MLAGEKSRTETFLVKLFAVVPLLALASAVPFAWGWGLGWTDVALTVGFYFLTGLGVTIGFHRYFTHGAFKAHRGLRIALAVAGSMAMQGPVIGWVADHRRHHAYADRDGDPHSPWRYGTSAAALAKGFWHAHMGWLFDREKTNARRFAPDLLADRDIVRIDRWFPALTVLTLLAPALIGGLVTLSWWGALTAFFWASLVRVAVLHHVTWSVNSLCHMIGERPYAARDKSANFWPLAIASMGESWHNSHHADPTCARHGVRRGQLDMSARLIRLFEKLGWATDVRWPRPEHLARKLNPGYAPAPRGFGKPVR from the coding sequence ATGCTCGCGGGGGAGAAGTCCCGCACCGAAACATTCCTGGTCAAGCTGTTCGCGGTGGTGCCGTTGCTGGCGCTGGCCTCGGCGGTGCCGTTCGCGTGGGGCTGGGGCCTCGGATGGACCGACGTCGCCCTGACCGTCGGGTTCTACTTCCTGACCGGGCTCGGGGTGACGATCGGGTTCCACCGCTACTTCACCCACGGGGCGTTCAAAGCCCATCGCGGCCTGCGGATCGCCCTCGCGGTCGCGGGCAGCATGGCGATGCAGGGCCCGGTGATCGGCTGGGTCGCCGACCACCGGCGTCACCACGCCTACGCCGACCGCGACGGTGACCCGCACTCGCCCTGGCGCTACGGCACCTCCGCCGCCGCGCTCGCCAAGGGCTTCTGGCACGCCCACATGGGCTGGCTGTTCGACCGGGAGAAGACCAACGCGCGACGGTTCGCGCCCGACCTGCTCGCCGACCGCGACATCGTCCGGATCGACCGCTGGTTCCCCGCGCTCACCGTGCTCACCCTGCTCGCCCCGGCGCTGATCGGCGGGTTGGTGACGCTGTCCTGGTGGGGTGCGCTGACCGCGTTCTTCTGGGCGAGCCTGGTGCGGGTGGCGGTGCTGCACCACGTCACCTGGTCGGTGAACTCCCTGTGCCACATGATCGGCGAACGGCCCTACGCCGCCCGCGACAAGTCGGCGAACTTCTGGCCGCTGGCCATCGCCTCGATGGGCGAGTCCTGGCACAACTCCCACCACGCCGACCCCACCTGCGCCCGCCACGGCGTCCGCCGCGGCCAGCTCGACATGTCCGCCCGGCTGATCCGGCTGTTCGAGAAGCTCGGCTGGGCCACCGACGTCCGCTGGCCCCGGCCCGAACACCTGGCCCGCAAGCTCAACCCCGGCTACGCCCCCGCGCCCCGCGGGTTCGGCAAGCCGGTGCGCTGA
- a CDS encoding DUF6292 family protein, which translates to MEHPELEARTLERSLVDYVRAVAAAVGVPDESTTVEISDTATAYLGLPRRWLDRPDHDVMLVWSERRGWWLAVETEPAEAPVVLAYQGGDNLVPAPDAVARFVADTAAGRHTGRGRPGPVAAATRRSLAEQLSPYLRDAPEPGSPPAAGG; encoded by the coding sequence ATGGAGCATCCCGAGCTCGAAGCCCGAACCCTCGAGCGCAGCCTCGTCGACTACGTGCGCGCGGTCGCGGCCGCGGTCGGCGTCCCGGACGAGAGCACCACGGTCGAGATCAGCGACACGGCCACCGCCTACCTCGGACTGCCCCGGCGATGGCTCGACCGGCCCGACCACGACGTCATGCTGGTGTGGAGCGAACGGCGCGGCTGGTGGCTCGCGGTGGAGACCGAGCCCGCCGAAGCCCCGGTGGTCCTCGCCTACCAAGGCGGTGACAACCTCGTGCCGGCCCCGGACGCGGTCGCCCGGTTCGTCGCCGACACCGCTGCCGGGCGCCACACCGGCCGGGGGCGTCCCGGGCCGGTGGCCGCCGCGACCCGCAGATCGCTGGCCGAGCAGCTGAGCCCCTACCTCCGCGACGCCCCGGAACCGGGTTCACCTCCGGCGGCGGGCGGCTGA
- a CDS encoding STAS domain-containing protein codes for MPPVVLDFPRPRRLPVHRYQDLAITVEGFGGALVVAVDGDVDLCTAPMLHDVLEASLSRTPRRIVVDLSLVRFLNAAGLAVLLDAHCRATPGTDVRLVATTRATRRPLQLTRADERLVVHTSLAAAIAAPRWSAADTG; via the coding sequence GTGCCGCCCGTCGTCCTCGACTTCCCGCGCCCGCGCCGGTTGCCGGTCCACCGGTACCAGGATCTGGCGATCACCGTGGAGGGGTTCGGTGGGGCGCTGGTCGTCGCCGTGGACGGTGACGTCGACCTCTGCACGGCGCCGATGCTCCACGACGTCCTGGAAGCGAGCCTGAGCCGGACGCCGCGCCGGATCGTCGTGGACCTGTCCCTCGTCCGGTTCCTGAACGCCGCCGGGCTGGCGGTGCTGCTCGACGCCCACTGCCGGGCCACACCGGGCACCGATGTGCGGCTGGTCGCCACGACGCGCGCGACCCGGCGGCCGCTGCAGCTCACCCGCGCGGATGAACGCCTGGTCGTCCACACCTCGCTGGCGGCGGCCATCGCGGCGCCGCGATGGTCGGCGGCGGACACCGGCTGA
- a CDS encoding HPF/RaiA family ribosome-associated protein, whose amino-acid sequence MQIQISTDRTVPGGEELIRHFEGELAAKLSRFSDHITRLEVHFSEESAAEGGQDRRCVLEARPAGRRTVAVSHHAGSVAEACRGAVHKLENVLESVYGRMDHHKGGDSIRHQAGRAGS is encoded by the coding sequence ATGCAGATCCAGATCAGCACGGACCGGACCGTGCCCGGCGGTGAAGAGCTGATCCGGCACTTCGAGGGGGAGCTGGCCGCCAAGTTGTCGCGCTTCAGCGACCACATCACGCGGCTGGAAGTCCACTTCAGCGAAGAGTCCGCCGCCGAGGGCGGACAGGATCGCCGCTGCGTGCTCGAGGCCCGGCCGGCCGGACGGCGGACGGTGGCCGTCAGCCACCACGCGGGTTCGGTCGCCGAGGCGTGCCGGGGTGCCGTGCACAAACTGGAGAACGTGCTCGAAAGCGTGTACGGGCGGATGGACCACCACAAGGGCGGGGACTCCATCCGGCACCAGGCCGGGCGCGCCGGATCATGA
- a CDS encoding AI-2E family transporter codes for MTADRPVGRESPDEVLSAVPYGLRVAAAVGWRALIIAGALTVAGFVAVKLASVLVPVAVALLLAGLFSPAVSWLAARKVPRGLAAAIVLIVGIVLAGGVVTFVVISVTVGMPGLIDQVTASLTDLHAWLRTGPLHLSQRQLDDMLGNLTAMLGRNKSAIASGALTTAVTVGELLAESLLVVFCLIFFLAQGRVIWVFVLRVVPAPLRDRVDVAGRSGFTTLAHYIRGTAAVAFVDAAGIGLGLVIIGVPLAAPLSALVFLGAFVPVIGSVIAGAIAVLVALVANGVWAAVIVLAVVVGVMQVESHVLQPLLLGRAVRLHPLAVVLALAIGLVVAGIVGALLAVPLLAVFSSGVRSLTTSPEAVRKVPSALGTGTSDPGQTVT; via the coding sequence ATGACAGCCGATCGACCGGTGGGCCGCGAATCCCCCGACGAGGTGCTGTCCGCGGTGCCCTACGGGCTCCGGGTCGCGGCCGCCGTCGGCTGGCGCGCGCTGATCATCGCGGGCGCCCTGACGGTCGCGGGCTTCGTGGCCGTCAAGCTGGCCTCGGTGCTGGTCCCGGTCGCGGTGGCGCTGCTGCTGGCGGGCCTGTTCTCCCCGGCCGTTTCCTGGCTGGCGGCCAGGAAGGTCCCCCGCGGACTGGCGGCCGCCATCGTGCTGATCGTCGGAATCGTGCTGGCCGGCGGCGTGGTGACGTTCGTGGTCATCAGCGTCACCGTCGGCATGCCCGGGCTGATCGACCAGGTCACCGCGAGCCTGACCGACCTGCACGCCTGGCTGCGCACCGGGCCGCTGCACCTGAGCCAGCGCCAGCTCGACGACATGCTCGGCAACCTGACCGCCATGCTCGGCCGGAACAAGTCCGCGATCGCCTCGGGCGCCCTCACCACGGCGGTGACCGTGGGCGAACTGCTCGCCGAGTCCCTGCTCGTCGTGTTCTGCCTGATCTTCTTCCTCGCCCAGGGCCGCGTGATCTGGGTGTTCGTGCTGCGGGTCGTGCCGGCACCCCTGCGCGACCGCGTCGACGTGGCCGGGCGCAGCGGGTTCACCACCCTGGCGCACTACATCCGCGGCACGGCCGCCGTCGCGTTCGTCGACGCGGCCGGCATCGGCCTCGGGCTGGTGATCATCGGGGTCCCGCTGGCGGCGCCGTTGAGCGCGCTGGTCTTCCTCGGCGCGTTCGTCCCGGTCATCGGCTCGGTGATCGCGGGCGCGATCGCCGTCCTCGTGGCCCTGGTGGCCAACGGCGTGTGGGCGGCCGTCATCGTGCTCGCCGTCGTCGTCGGCGTCATGCAGGTCGAAAGCCACGTCCTGCAGCCTCTGCTGCTCGGGCGCGCCGTCCGGCTGCATCCACTGGCCGTGGTCCTCGCCCTCGCGATCGGACTGGTCGTGGCCGGCATCGTCGGTGCTCTGCTGGCCGTGCCCCTGCTCGCCGTCTTCAGCTCGGGCGTGCGGAGCCTGACCACCTCGCCGGAGGCCGTGAGAAAGGTTCCTTCGGCCCTCGGGACGGGGACGAGTGACCCTGGGCAGACCGTCACCTGA
- a CDS encoding N(5)-(carboxyethyl)ornithine synthase, with translation MHQLTLGVIAHSRKAGERRLPIHPRHVERIDAGLRARIHLEHGYGEDFGVPDAQLAGAVAGLRTREQLIAECDIILLAKPLPRDVADLRPGQVLWGWPHCVQDRELTQTAIDSRLTLIAFEAMNHWHRDGSFGLHVFHKNNELAGYSSVLHALQVIGSTGDYGRRLRAAVIGFGATARGAVTALNAHGVHDVDVLTGRDVPAVGSPIHSATMVQFEHDVNNPGDPRRSHVLTDRGRVPLAGFLAEHDVVVNCVLQDTAAPLTFLLEEDLAAFAPGSLIVDVSCDEGMGFSWARPTTFADPAFVVGDGVTYYAVDHSPSYLWNSATWEISEALLPFLETVLGGPSAWDGDETVRRAIEIRDGVVRNPAVLAFQHRVAEYPHLVE, from the coding sequence GTGCACCAGCTCACCCTCGGCGTCATCGCGCATTCGCGGAAAGCGGGCGAACGCCGGCTGCCGATCCATCCACGCCACGTCGAACGAATCGACGCCGGCCTGCGAGCCCGCATCCACCTCGAACACGGCTACGGCGAAGACTTCGGCGTCCCGGACGCACAGCTGGCCGGCGCCGTCGCCGGGCTGCGCACACGGGAACAGCTCATCGCCGAGTGCGACATCATCCTGCTGGCCAAGCCGCTTCCGCGGGACGTCGCGGACCTGCGGCCGGGTCAGGTGCTGTGGGGCTGGCCGCACTGCGTCCAGGACCGCGAGCTCACGCAGACGGCCATCGACAGCCGGTTGACCCTGATCGCCTTCGAAGCGATGAACCACTGGCACCGCGACGGCTCGTTCGGCCTGCACGTCTTCCACAAGAACAACGAACTGGCCGGCTACTCCTCGGTGCTGCACGCCCTGCAGGTGATCGGCTCGACCGGCGACTACGGCCGGCGGCTGCGGGCGGCGGTGATCGGCTTCGGGGCGACGGCGCGGGGCGCGGTGACCGCGCTCAACGCGCACGGCGTGCACGACGTGGACGTGCTCACCGGCCGCGACGTCCCGGCGGTCGGCTCGCCGATCCACTCCGCGACGATGGTGCAGTTCGAGCACGACGTGAACAACCCCGGCGACCCCCGCCGCAGCCACGTACTGACCGACCGCGGCCGGGTGCCCCTGGCGGGGTTCCTCGCCGAGCACGACGTCGTCGTCAACTGCGTCCTGCAGGACACCGCCGCGCCGTTGACGTTCCTGCTGGAGGAGGACCTCGCCGCGTTCGCGCCCGGGAGCCTCATCGTCGACGTCTCCTGCGACGAAGGCATGGGCTTCAGCTGGGCTCGGCCGACCACGTTCGCCGACCCGGCGTTCGTGGTCGGTGACGGCGTCACGTACTACGCCGTCGACCACAGCCCCTCCTACCTGTGGAACTCGGCCACGTGGGAGATCAGCGAGGCCCTGCTCCCGTTCCTGGAGACGGTACTCGGCGGACCGTCCGCGTGGGACGGTGACGAAACCGTCCGCCGGGCCATCGAGATCCGCGACGGCGTCGTCCGGAACCCCGCCGTCCTGGCGTTCCAGCACCGCGTGGCGGAATACCCGCACCTCGTGGAGTAG
- a CDS encoding DUF5994 family protein has product MPSGPNTTLATQSVTEPRLRLKPAAPATGHVDGGWWPRSDGLAAELPALLAAVAARLGRIDRVTYHLGDWPDPPRRVTFDGSGVRLEGFRSQAAGSLTVIGWNRHRTTLLVVPPETGPDAAQRALTTAADPDDTHDSAQLLSAAEHVKATSGAPLPS; this is encoded by the coding sequence ATGCCGTCGGGCCCGAACACCACCCTTGCCACTCAATCGGTCACCGAGCCCCGGCTACGGCTGAAACCGGCGGCCCCCGCCACCGGACACGTCGACGGCGGGTGGTGGCCCCGCTCTGACGGGCTGGCCGCCGAACTGCCCGCGCTGCTCGCGGCGGTGGCCGCCCGGCTGGGCCGCATCGACCGGGTCACCTACCACCTCGGCGACTGGCCGGACCCGCCCCGCCGCGTCACCTTCGACGGCAGCGGCGTCCGGCTCGAGGGTTTCCGGTCGCAGGCCGCCGGCAGCTTGACGGTGATCGGCTGGAACCGGCACCGGACGACCCTGCTGGTCGTGCCCCCGGAAACCGGTCCCGACGCCGCCCAGCGGGCCCTCACGACCGCCGCGGACCCGGACGACACCCACGACAGCGCGCAGCTGCTGAGCGCCGCCGAGCACGTGAAGGCCACCAGCGGCGCACCGCTGCCCTCCTGA
- a CDS encoding RGCVC family protein, producing MTPERASASAVLTPSGAGTETGGTAAAACAACRHAQHTHDPIARRFCTATVAGGFNRGCVCVGGNDQFEKETA from the coding sequence ATGACACCGGAGCGGGCGTCGGCTTCCGCCGTCCTGACACCGAGCGGCGCCGGCACAGAGACCGGCGGCACGGCCGCGGCGGCGTGCGCGGCCTGCCGGCACGCGCAGCACACCCATGATCCGATCGCACGCCGTTTCTGCACGGCGACCGTGGCGGGTGGGTTCAACCGCGGATGCGTTTGCGTCGGCGGGAATGACCAATTTGAGAAGGAAACAGCATGA
- a CDS encoding DUF6307 family protein: protein MTTETAFASRYDLRVKLVRDVLKENTKLSDTACRTLAVQLLNTMDTIPEQVR, encoded by the coding sequence ATGACCACGGAAACCGCCTTTGCCTCCCGGTACGACCTCCGTGTCAAACTGGTGCGAGACGTCCTGAAAGAGAACACGAAATTGTCGGACACCGCCTGCCGGACCCTCGCCGTGCAGCTACTGAACACCATGGACACGATTCCCGAACAAGTGCGGTGA